A portion of the Epinephelus moara isolate mb chromosome 4, YSFRI_EMoa_1.0, whole genome shotgun sequence genome contains these proteins:
- the ankhd1 gene encoding ankyrin repeat and KH domain-containing protein 1 isoform X3, which produces MQDAVAGTAMLTDGFEDEIDSVTPRSPVAGMGVGATPGGVGLGGIGIGVGGKKVRLYGEPGGPAAERLDFKLAAAAVLSSGPGSGSDEDEVSEVESFILDQEDLDNPIMKTASELLLSSATDGVDLRTVDPETQARLEALLEAAGIGKLSTADGKAFADPEVLRRLTSSVSCALDEAAAALTRMRAENTLNAGQADNLVIFSRSLAEACSDGDVNAVRKLLDEGRSVNEHTEEGESLLCLACSAGYYELAQVLLAMHANVEDRGIKGDITPLMAAASGGYVDIVKLLLVHGADVNAQSSTGNTALTYACAGGFVDVVKVLLKEGANIEDHNENGHTPLMEAASAGHVEVARVLLEYGAGINTHSNEFKESALTLACYKGHLDMVRFLLEAGADQEHKTDEMHTALMEACMSQDGHVEVARLLLDSGAQVNMPADSFESPLTLAACGGHVELAALLIERGANLEEVNDEGYTPLMEAAREGHEEMVALLLAQGANINAQTEETQETALTLACCGGFLEVADFLIKAGADIELGCSTPLMEAAQEGHLELVKYLLAAGANVHATTATGDTALTYACENGHTDVADVLLQAGANLEHESEGGRTPLMKAARAGHLCTVQFLISKGANVNRATANNDHTVVSLACAGGHLAVVELLLAHGADPTHRLKDGSTMLIEAAKGGHTNVVSYLLDYPNNILSVPAPDLSQLTPPSQDASQVPRVPFQALAMVVPPQEPDRAPSNIATPPPVSSKGVSKQRQAALQPGVPTSVGRGPEAEPLPPFHLCQPLECIVEETEGKLNELGQRISAIEKAQLQSLELIQGEPLTKDKIEELKKSREEQKKKKILKELQKVERQLQLKTQQQFTKEYMEAKGLKEEQEAGQSQGPGPGPGSTTPAPGPLPTATGAQVHTSSDTDEEANKDGEQEERPGEEGEEEEEDDDDEEGSDEEADGEEDDYPKLPQVGTILYRDGPQLPQQPPLPPSPQAQPQPPPPPLQAAFVPIQPLPDYNPADYPGSTSPELQRVLVGQQMLGQQQQGQGQQLAGLGPGMIPQQAPDGLMVATPAQTLTDTLDDIMAAVSSRVPMLNTTTSPTPLSQPPTQMPANIASPPSVLPLYPSVDIDAHTESNHDTALTLACAGGHEELVSVLIARGANIEHRDKKGFTPLILAATAGHVGVVEVLLDKGGDIEAQSERTKDTPLSLACSGGRQEVVELLLLRGANKEHRNVSDYTPLSLAASGGYVNIIKILLNAGAEINSRTGSKLGISPLMLAAMNGHVPAVKLLLDMGSDINAQIETNRNTALTLACFQGRAEVVSLLLDRKANVEHRAKTGLTPLMEAASGGYAEVGRVLLDKGADVNAPPVPSSRDTALTIAADKGHYKFCELLINRGAHIDVRNKKGNTPLWLAANGGHFDVVQLLVHASADVDAADNRKITPLMAAFRKGHVKVVQYLVKEVNQFPSDIECMRYIATIADKELLKKCHQCMETIVKAKDQQAAEANKNASILLKELDLEKSREESKKQALAAKREKRKEKRKKKKEEQKRKQEEEEGQKTKEDFSEMQEQKEDSADEADVPIEPPSATTTTTIGISATSTTFTTAFGKKRASVATTPSTNRKNKKNKTKDSPNEPIILQDPQVALAQHKADKNKIHGEPRGGGGGVTGGNSDSDPLDSTDCASESSSSGGKSQELNYLPDLTSSASSSSSSSSSSSSSSVPSSGAAQGLLRGPEKRHCPQPQSDSKVDNKVTVSISKPTQKALDTSDSTSNSLPSPFKTMALPVTSPNSKLSLTSPKRGQKREEGWKEVVRRSKKLSVPASVVSRIMGRGGCNITAIQDVTGAHIDVDKQKDKNGERMITIRGGTESTRYAVQLINALIQDPAKELEDLIPRNHIRAPGSKTTSASFPSTTGATSGSTTGPKALSSLVTSTGVSFQPSSSSSSPSSQAAGKIGKGLSSNVRQPFPVSLPLAYAHPQLALLAAQTMHQIRHPRLPMAQFGGTFSPAASTWGPFPVRPVSPGSANSSPKHNGGTNSTGGQARPNSTHSEHSNAASSGASVTTTNTTTTSAPNTSTAAASPHTPNPTPYNPQPSVPTPSSVRKQLFAPDPKPAGVTPVSVAATSTNGSSAVRGTGSPAHHSSTTTTANAPQQPVGPISQPPIQPTKTEPSAVAPPGKDKPSLSVENQAVSVSESINSVGFSAPAMALPPKPEPRQQLPPPPSSVPSTEAPPPLLNPQPSSHHPSAPPPVLSHNVAHPNNTVPHFSAPAPRVSHRMQPPGPYYSLPEQQQQQQTQQQQQSVFVPFNAQQEPPKQSQNQTSQPTNLPPQAQTQAQAQAPGSLQVSANLGMMNGSQMQHVANTGKPQQIPPNFGPAGLFNFSSIFDNNSQVGNNQVWGACHLPARSPPEQSYSAPPAYMSMGQMENMMPPPPPDSSKAPGYRSASQRMVNSPIALTSYATSISGSPVYLHGHGTPSFSRQHFSPHPWSASTSGESPVPPPSTVSSSALSTSAVPPPPQPKQGSSSQQDRKVPPPIGTERLARIRQTGSVNPPLLTTSYTASVGQGGIWSFGVGSASEAMSGWSQPLMSSHMMHPQLQAEQSAFSQHQPMEQDDTGIANPANNYHQPQHLPNSYMDFPKGMPMSMYGGTMLPPHPPMAEGPGGPMYNGLHAGDPAWSPIIKVVPNNADNSDPQQQVWPGTWAPHVGNVHLNHVN; this is translated from the exons ATGCAGGATGCAGTAGCCGGGACGGCAATGCTGACGGACGGCTTCGAGGACGAGATTGACTCGGTGACTCCTCGCTCCCCAGTGGCAGGGATGGGGGTAGGAGCGACACCAGGAGGAGTCGGACTAGGGGGCATTGGGATTGGTGTAGGTGGAAAGAAAGTACGCTTGTACGGTGAACCAGGCGGGCCTGCAGCAGAAAGACTGGATTTCAAACTAGCGGCCGCGGCCGTCCTCTCCTCGGGTCCAGGATCCGGCAGCGACGAAGACGAGGTTTCAGAG GTGGAGTCATTCATTTTGGACCAGGAGGACTTGGATAACCCCATCATGAAGACAGCGTCAGAGTTGCTTTTGTCAAGCGCCACAGATGGAGTAGATTTGAGGACTGTTGATCCAGAGACACAGGCTCGACTTGAAGCTCTACTGGAAGCTGCAG GCATCGGTAAACTGTCCACTGCCGATGGTAAAGCTTTTGCAGACCCCGAGGTGCTACGGCGACTGACGTCATCCGTGAGTTGTGCCCTGGACGAAGCTGCAGCAGCCCTGACACGCATgagagctgaaaacacactcaaCGCCGGCCAAGCCGACAA TCTGGTTATTTTCAGCCGTAGTTTAGCAGAGGCGTGCTCAGATGGGGATGTCAACGCTGTGCGCAAACTGCTCGACGAGGGACGAAGCGTCAACGAACACACGGAGGAAGGGGAGAGCCTGCTGTGCCTCGCCTGCTCGGCCGGCTACTATGAACTTGCACAG GTTTTGTTGGCCATGCACGCCAATGTGGAGGACCGGGGCATCAAAGGGGACATAACGCCACTTATGGCTGCTGCCAGTGGAGGTTATGTCGATATCGTCAAACTGCTTCTGGTCCACGGGGCAGATGTTAATGCACAATCCTCCACAG GCAACACAGCTCTGACGTACGCATGTGCCGGTGGCTTCGTGGATGTGGTGAAGGTGCTGCTGAAAGAGGGTGCTAACATTGAGGACCACAACGAGAACGGACACACACCTCTAATGGAGGCGGCCAGTGCGGGCCATGTAGAAGTGGCCAGAGTACTCTTGGAGTATGGCGCTGGCATCAACACACACTCCAATGAGTTCAAGGAGAGTGCTCTCACGCTTGCCTGCTACAAAG GTCACTTGGACATGGTGCGTTTTCTGTTGGAGGCTGGAGCAGACCAGGAGCATAAAACAGACGAGATGCACACGGCACTGATGGAGGCGTGCA TGTCCCAGGACGGCCATGTGGAGGTGGCACGGCTGCTGTTGGACAGCGGTGCGCAGGTCAACATGCCAGCGGATTCCTTCGAGTCGCCCCTCACCCTCGCAGCATGTGGAGGACACGTGGAGCTGGCAGCCTTGCTCATAGAGAGAGGAGCCAACTTGGAGGAG GTTAATGATGAAGGCTACACACCTCTGATGGAGGCAGCTAGAGAAGGCCACGAGGAGATGGTAGCACTGCTGCTGGCTCAAG GTGCTAACATCAATGCCCAGACGGAGGAGACGCAGGAGACAGCCTTGACTCTAGCATGCTGTGGAGGCTTCTTGGAAGTGGCCGACTTCCTCATTAAGGCGGGCGCCGACATCGAGCTGGGCTGCTCCACACCTCTAATGGAGGCTGCACAGGAGGGCCATCTGGAGTTGGTCAAATACCTACTGGCTGCAG GGGCAAACGTTCATGCTACCACGGCAACAGGTGACACAGCGTTGACGTATGCGTGTGAAAACGGACACACTGATGTGGCGGATGTGCTGCTGCAGGCCGGAGCCAACTTG GAACATGAGTCTGAAGGGGGGCGGACGCCCTTGATGAAGGCAGCGAGGGCGGGACATCTCTGTACAGTGCAGTTTCTTATCAGCAAAG GTGCTAATGTGAACAGAGCTACTGCCAATAATGACCACACAGTGGTGTCGCTGGCCTGTGCTGGAGGACATCTGGCTgtggtggagctgctgctggcaCATGGGGCGGATCCTACACACAGACTCAAA GATGGTTCAACCATGTTGATAGaagctgctaagggtggccacACCAATGTGGTGTCCTACCTGTTGGACTACCCCAACAACATCCTGTCTGTCCCAGCCCCTGACCTCTCCCAGCTCACTCCCCCCTCGCAAGATGCCTCTCAG GTTCCTCGTGTCCCATTCCAAGCTCTCGCCATGGTAGTGCCCCCTCAGGAGCCCGACCGAGCCCCATCAAACATCGCCACACCCCCACCCGTCTCCAGCAAAG GCGTCTCCAAACAGAGACAAGCAGCCCTTCAACCCGGTGTCCCCACCTCAGTCGGCCGGGGGCCTGAAGCAGAGCCTCTGCCGCCCTTCCACTTGTGCCAGCCTCTAGAGTGCATtgtggaggagacggagggGAAGCTGAACGAGCTGGGCCAGAGAATCAGCGCCATTGAGAAGGCCCAGCTTCAGTCGCTAGAGCTCATTCAGGGGGAGCCGCTCACCAAAGACAAGATTGaggagctgaagaagagcagagaggagcag aagaagaagaaaatcttGAAGGAGCTGCAGAAGGTGGAGCgccagctgcagctgaaaacacagcaacagttcACCAAAGAGTACATGGAGGCGAAGGGTTtgaaggaggagcaggaggccGGACAGAGCCAGGGCCCAGGCCCGGGTCCTGGAAGTACGACGCCTGCTCCGGGGCCGCTTCCCACCGCAACAGGTGCCCAAGTTCACACCAGCTCTGACACGGATGAAGAGGCCAACAAAGATGGGGAGCAAGAGGAGCGgccaggggaggagggggaagag GAAGAGGAAGACGACGACGATGAGGAGGGCTCAGATGAAGAAGCAGACGGAGAAGAGGACGATTACCCCAAGCTTCCTCAGGTGGGCACAATCCTCTACAGGGATGGGCCGCAGCTGCCACAGCAGCCTCCTCTTCCCCCTTCGCCACAGGCCCAGCCCCAGCCTCCTCCCCCGCCTCTTCAGGCTGCCTTCGTCCCTATCCAGCCCCTGCCAGACTACAACCCTGCAGACTACCCGGGAAGCACCAGCCCAGAGCTGCAGAGGGTACTGGTGGGGCAGCAGATGCTGGGCCAACAGCAGCAGGGTCAGGGTCAACAATTGGCCGGGTTAGGCCCAGGAATGATACCTCAGCAGGCCCCAGATGGGCTCATGGTAGCTACACCTGCACAGACGCTCACAGACACGCTGGATGACATCATGGCGG CTGTGAGCAGCCGTGTGCCCATGCTGAACACTACAACCTCACCCACACCCCTTTCCCAGCCACCCACACAGATGCCCGCAAACATCGCCTCGCCCCCTTCAGTCCTGCCCCTCTACCCCTCTGTTGACATCGATGCACAT ACGGAGAGTAACCATGACACAGCGCTGACGCTCGCATGTGCAGGAGGACATGAGGAGCTTGTGTCTGTCCTCATCGCACGGGGAGCCAACATTGAGCACCGGGACAAAAAAG GTTTTACTCCTCTGATCCTGGCTGCCACTGCTGGCCATGTAGGAGTGGTGGAGGTGCTCCTGGACAAAGGGGGGGACATTGAGGCTCAGTCAGAGAGAACCAAAGACACGCCCCTCTCCCTGGCCTGCTCCGGGGGACGCCAGGAG GTGGTCGAGTTGCTGCTGCTTAGGGGAGCTAATAAGGAACACCGCAATGTTTCCGACTACACGCCTCTCAGCCTGGCCGCGTCCGGGGGTTACGTCAACATCATCAAGATACTCCTCAATGCTGGAGCTGAGATAAACTCCAG GACCGGCAGTAAGCTGGGAATCTCTCCTCTGATGCTGGCAGCCATGAACGGCCACGTACCGGCAGTGAAGCTGTTGTTAGACATGGGCTCGGACATCAACGCTCAGATTGAGACCAACAGAAACACCGCCCTGACCCTAGCCTGCTTCCAGGGGCGGGCTGAGGTCGTCAGTCTGCTGCTAGATCGCAAGGCCAACGTAGAGCATCGCGCTAAG ACTGGTCTTACTCCTCTGATGGAGGCTGCCTCAGGAGGTTATGCAGAGGTAGGCCGAGTGCTTCTGGACAAAGGCGCTGACGTCAACGCTCCCCCTGTTCCCTCATCCCGAGACACTGCCCTCACCATTGCTGCTGACAAGGGCCACTACAAGTTTTGTGAGCTGCTTATCAACAG GGGTGCCCATATCGATGTACGAAACAAGAAAGGGAACACCCCTCTTTGGCTGGCTGCAAACGGCGGTCACTTTGACGTGGTTCAGCTCTTGGTGCATGCCAGCGCTGATGTGGACGCAGCCGACAACCGCAAAATTACCCCACTCATGGCTGCTTTTCGCAAG GGTCATGTGAAGGTGGTGCAGTATCTTGTGAAGGAGGTCAACCAGTTCCCATCAGATATTGAGTGCATGAGATATATTGCCACCATCGCTGACAAG GAGCTGTTGAAAAAGTGCCACCAGTGCATGGAGACCATCGTCAAAGCCAAAGACCAGCAGGCAGCCGAGGCCAACAAGAATGCTAGCATTCTCCTCAAGGAGCTAGACTTGGAGAAG TCCCGAGAGGAGAGCAAGAAGCAGGCCCTGGCTGCTAAACGTGAGAAGCGCAAGGAGAAAcgcaagaagaagaaggaggagcagaagaggaagcaggaggaagaggaggggcaGAAAACCAAGGAGGACTTCTCTGAGATGCAGGAGCAGAAGGAGGATTCCGCTGACG AAGCAGATGTTCCTATTGAGCCTCCAAGtgcaaccaccaccaccaccattgGTATATCTGCCACCTCCACCACTTTCACTACAGCTTTTGGTAAGAAGCGAGCAAGTGTGGCCACTACCCCAAGCACCAATCGCAAGAACAAAAAGAACAAGACTAAGGACTCGCCCAATGAACCCATCATATTACAGGATCCGCAG GTTGCACTAGCACAGCACAAGGCTGACAAGAACAAGATCCACGGTGAGCCACGGGGCGGGGGTGGGGGAGTGACAGGTGGCAACAGCGATTCTGACCCCTTGGATAGCACCGACTGTGCCAgcgagagcagcagcagcgggggCAAGAGTCAGGAGCTCAACTACCTCCCTGACCtcacctcctccgcctcctcctcctcctcctcctcttcctcctcctcctcctcctcagtcccCTCCTCAGGAGCAGCCCAGGGCCTCCTGCGCGGTCCGGAGAAGAGACACTGTCCTCAGCCGCAGAGTGACAGCAAGGTGGACAACAAGGTCACAGTCTCCATCTCAAAACCAACGCAAAA AGCTCTGGACACGAGCGACTCCACCTCCAACTCCTTGCCCTCTCCATTCAAGACCATGGCTCTTCCCGTCACCTCACCCAACAGTAAGCTCAGTCTCACAAGCCCCAAGAGAGGCcagaagagagaagaaggtTGGAAGGAGGTTGTCAGAAG ATCAAAGAAGCTGTCTGTGCCCGCCTCTGTTGTGTCTCGGATCATGGGCCGAGGAGGCTGCAACATCACAGCCATCCAGGACGTGACAGGAGCTCACATTGACGTAGACAAACAGAAGGACAAGAACGGGGAGAGAATGATCACCATAAG aGGAGGGACAGAGTCTACAAGGTATGCAGTACAGCTGATCAACGCTCTAATCCAAGACCCAGCCAAAGAGCTTGAAGATCTGATCCCCAGGAATCACATCAGAGCCCCAGGCTCTAAAACGACCTCAGCTTCCTTCCCCAGTACCACAGGGGCCACCAGCGGTTCAACCACTGGGCCAAAGGCCCTGAGCTCGTTGGTCACCTCCACAGGCGTCTCGTTCCAGCCCTCTTCATCCTCGTCTTCACCCTCCTCTCAAGCCGCGGGAAAGATCGGGAAGGGGTTGTCATCAAACGTCAGACAGCCCTTCCCTGTGTCTCTGCCCTTGGCGTACGCCCACCCTCAGCTGGCTCTACTGGCTGCTCAGACCATGCACCAGATCAGACACCCTCGTCTACCCATGGCCCAGTTTGGTGGCACCTTCTCTCCCGCCGCCAGCACCTGGGGACCCTTCCCTGTGCGTCCAGTGAGTCCTGGCAGTGCTAACAGCTCCCCCAAGCACAATGGAGGAACCAACAGCACCGGAGGCCAGGCCAGACCCAACTCCACTCATAGCGAGCACAGCAACGCGGCCAGCTCAGGAGCCTCAGTCAcgaccaccaacaccaccaccaccagtgctCCTAACACATctacagctgcagcttcacctCATACTCCTAACCCTACTCCATACAATCCCCAGCCGAGCGTCCCCACTCCTTCATCGGTCAGAAAACAGCTCTTCGCCCCAGACCCCAAGCCTGCTGGTGTCACCCCTGTGTCTGTTGCTGCCACGTCTACTAATGGCAGCAGTGCAGTACGAGGCACAGGTTCACCTGCACATCACAGTTCCACTACAACGACCGCTAACGCCCCTCAGCAGCCAGTCGGACCTATCTCACAGCCCCCCATCCAGCCAACGAAAACAGAGCCCAGTGCTGTTGCCCCTCCTGGAAAAGACAAGCCCTCTCTATCTGTCGAGAACCAGGCTGTTTCTGTCAGTGAGAGCATCAACTCCGTGGGTTTCAGTGCCCCCGCCATGGCTTTACCTCCGAAGCCAGAGCCTCGACAGCAGttacctcctcctccctcctctgtacCATCCACAGAGgctccaccacccctcctcaACCCACAGCCCAGCTCCCACCACCCCTCAgcgcctcctcctgtcctctcacACAATGTTGCACACCCCAACAACACTGTACCCCACTTCTCAGCCCCTGCCCCCCGAGTCTCCCATCGTATGCAGCCACCAGGGCCTTACTACTCCCttcctgagcagcagcagcagcagcaaacacaacagcagcaacagtctgtgtttgtgccCTTCAACGCTCAGCAAGAACCTCCGAAACAGTCCCAAAACCAGACGTCCCAGCCAACAAATTTGCCTCCACAAGCCCAGACCCAAGCTCAAGCCCAGGCTCCAGGCTCCCTTCAGGTCTCTGCTAACCTGGGAATGATGAACGGTTCCCAGATGCAGCATGTGGCCAACACAGGCAAGCCACAGCAGATACCCCCGAACTTCGGCCCTGCAGGCCTCTTCAACTTCAGCAGCATCTTTGATAACAATAGCCAG GTTGGAAACAATCAGGTGTGGGGTGCATGCCATCTGCCGGCTCGATCACCTCCAGAGCAGTCGTACTCAGCCCCACCAGCCTACATGAGCATGGGCCAGATGGAGAACATGATGCCACCACCTCCTCCGGACAGCTCCAAAGCGCCTGGCTACCGCTCTGCCTCACAGAGGATGGTCAACAGCCCCATCG CATTGACCAGCTATGCCACCAGTATCTCTGGCAGCCCTGTGTATCTGCACGGTCACGGCACACCCTCATTCAGCAGACAGCACTTTTCCCCTCACCCTTGGAGTGCTTCCACATCAG gtGAATCTCCTGTCCCGCCTCCCTCTACGGTGTCATCCTCCGCCCTCTCCACCTCAGCCGTGCCCCCTCCTCCCCAGCCTAAGCAGGGCAGCTCCTCGCAGCAGGACCGGAAGGTTCCGCCACCCATCGGCACAGAGCGGCTGGCCAGGATCAGGCAGACGGGTTCCGTCAACCCGCCTCTCCTCACCACCAGCTATACGGCATCTGTGGGACAGGGAGGCATTTGGTCATTCGGGGTCGGCAGTGCTTCGG AGGCCATGTCCGGTTGGTCCCAGCCCCTGATGAGCAGCCACATGATGCACCCTCAGCTGCAGGCGGAGCAGTCGGCCTTCTCTCAGCACCAGCCCATGGAGCAGGATGACACAGGCATTGCAAACCCTGCTAACAACTACCACCAGCCTCAGCATTTGCCCAACAGTTACATGGACTTCCCAAAG GGGATGCCTATGTCAATGTATGGAGGAACCATGCTGCCCCCTCATCCTCCCATGGCAGAGGGGCCGGGGGGACCGATGTACAATGGTTTGCACGCTGGTGACCCCGCATGGAGCCCCATTATCAAAGTGGTCCCAAACAATGCAGATAACTCTGACCCACAGCAGCAG GTGTGGCCTGGTACCTGGGCACCTCATGTGGGCAATGTGCACCTGAACCACGTCAACTAG